In one Amyelois transitella isolate CPQ chromosome 22, ilAmyTran1.1, whole genome shotgun sequence genomic region, the following are encoded:
- the LOC132903195 gene encoding uncharacterized protein LOC132903195 — protein sequence MVILMQTMHREGRIRHQALNQVRFYYEKSPHYEMGYLMGEIIERYRKMVNHARRRHTWRSTHVHWLVKRIQTIQHLYFEIVHLCGMMHEIQLKYRSVMEFADMTSKVPYYKMQEMQHKIRQELKKKELERQKAQKKILKNRIKAAKKEGYWEKFVLPPKKKGPWPHDYGWDIGEFFW from the exons ATGGTGATTCTGATGCAGACAATGCATAGGGAGGGAAGGATCAGACACCAAGCGCTGAACCAAGTGAGGTTTTACTACGAGAAGTCGCCGCATTACGAAATGGGGTATCTGATGGGCGAAATCATTGAGAG ATACAGAAAAATGGTGAACCACGCCCGCCGCCGGCACACGTGGAGAAGCACCCACGTGCACTGGTTGGTCAAGAGAATACAGACGATACAGCACTTGTACTTCGAAATCGTCCACCTTTGCGGTATGATGCACGAGATTCAGCTCAAATACAGGTCGGTGATGGAGTTCGCCGACATGACGTCTAAAGTACCGTATTACAAAATGCAAGAG atgcAGCACAAAATAAGGCAGGAACTGAAAAAGAAGGAGTTGGAAAGGCAGAAGGCGCAGAAGAAGATTCTGAAGAACAGAATAAAGGCAGCGAAGAAGGAAGGCTACTGGGAGAAGTTCGTTCTGCCCCCCAAGAAGAAAGGCCCGTGGCCTCATGACTACGGCTGGGATATTGGCGAGTTCTTCTGGTGA